A single Xylanimonas cellulosilytica DSM 15894 DNA region contains:
- a CDS encoding DUF732 domain-containing protein, translating to MVRIQRASSLAAALLVGCCCALTAGCTSSRDSRPCTGCTSAENRFLNGFADQYGVTPAEFYGSRVIDNPDDKSIAKYLRIAHNVCDSFASGMDVNEVTDAYTSQTDGSETQVMQAIGMITTAGIYMCPDDSGIAP from the coding sequence ATGGTCCGCATACAGCGTGCGTCCAGTCTGGCCGCAGCGCTCCTTGTAGGGTGCTGCTGCGCGCTGACCGCGGGCTGCACGTCCTCACGAGACAGCCGCCCATGCACCGGATGTACGTCCGCCGAGAACCGGTTCCTCAACGGGTTCGCGGACCAGTACGGCGTGACGCCGGCAGAGTTCTATGGCTCCCGCGTAATCGACAACCCGGACGACAAGTCGATTGCCAAGTACCTCCGGATAGCCCACAACGTTTGCGACTCATTCGCGTCAGGGATGGACGTGAACGAGGTGACCGACGCGTACACGTCACAGACGGATGGCTCCGAGACGCAGGTGATGCAGGCGATCGGAATGATCACAACGGCGGGGATCTACATGTGCCCGGACGACAGTGGTATCGCACCGTAG
- a CDS encoding S66 family peptidase: MTWQDRAMLRFPAPLRPGDKIAVTSPSAGAAGPGAERVAFSVDWLRNAGYEVVVGECMDGSGITAGPAERRAAELTAMLCDPEIRCVVPPWGGETAIDLVDLLDWDALAEAEPTWLVGFSDMSTVLLPITTRLGWATMHGDNLADTPYEPPAGLLPWIELASGPGPHVQRDSGLIATYTRFTEDVRAVQWRAVGEGTWRLHGADSLNARGRLIGGCIETVTNLAGTPFGDVAAFGRQHAEDGLIVYLEAAEDEAATICRNLHALRLAGWFEHATAILIGRTNAADNPNMTQEQAVLDALGRLELPIVFDVEIGHVPPHLPLVNGAMATVTINANVRQIAQELR; the protein is encoded by the coding sequence GTGACCTGGCAGGATCGGGCCATGCTTCGTTTCCCGGCTCCGCTCCGACCAGGCGACAAGATCGCGGTGACCTCACCTTCTGCCGGTGCCGCCGGACCGGGAGCCGAACGAGTGGCCTTCAGCGTCGACTGGCTTCGCAATGCGGGGTACGAGGTCGTCGTCGGCGAGTGCATGGACGGGTCCGGCATCACGGCCGGTCCGGCCGAACGACGTGCCGCCGAGCTCACCGCGATGCTGTGTGATCCCGAGATCCGATGCGTCGTGCCGCCGTGGGGTGGGGAGACCGCCATCGACCTGGTTGACCTGCTCGACTGGGACGCTCTGGCTGAGGCCGAGCCCACATGGCTGGTCGGCTTCTCGGACATGTCGACCGTCCTGCTGCCCATCACGACGAGGCTCGGCTGGGCGACGATGCACGGCGACAACCTGGCCGATACTCCCTATGAGCCGCCGGCTGGCCTGCTGCCGTGGATCGAGCTCGCATCTGGTCCGGGACCGCACGTTCAGCGCGACTCGGGCCTGATTGCCACCTACACGCGCTTCACTGAGGACGTTCGGGCGGTTCAGTGGCGTGCGGTCGGTGAAGGGACCTGGCGGCTGCACGGCGCGGACTCGCTCAACGCGCGGGGCCGCCTGATCGGCGGATGCATCGAGACGGTGACGAACCTGGCGGGCACGCCGTTTGGCGATGTGGCGGCGTTCGGTCGGCAGCACGCGGAGGACGGCCTGATCGTCTACCTCGAAGCGGCAGAGGACGAGGCAGCCACGATCTGCCGGAACCTTCACGCGCTTCGGCTGGCCGGCTGGTTCGAGCACGCAACCGCGATTCTCATCGGGCGGACCAACGCCGCGGACAACCCGAACATGACTCAGGAGCAGGCGGTACTCGACGCCCTCGGCCGTCTTGAGCTGCCGATCGTGTTCGACGTCGAGATCGGGCATGTGCCGCCGCACCTTCCGCTGGTCAACGGAGCGATGGCAACCGTGACGATCAACGCGAACGTCAGGCAGATCGCCCAGGAGCTGCGGTAA
- a CDS encoding type IV secretory system conjugative DNA transfer family protein has product MNNPTTARAGNDTLTNVALGALVAGLALAGLLRAAAILATHLTGRPSPEGNLVAGFRVLADPSGPAVVFDSPGLTAVAYWSVLAVLVLASGSVAVVGWRVFRPGAVRSDGFATRADVAKHASARALRKRSKYLRPSLGRRRRPEDVGYLLGRYQGRELWASVEDSFLVIGPPRMGKGEHIVINAILDAPGAVVTTSTRPDTLAVTLRARERRGPVAVFDPQRLAPGLTTGLRWSPIRGCEDEEVASLRARGLASTTGFGGHDTDNSGYWQGLTRNVLECLLHAAALGARSPADLYLWSKTPAAAQEAVAILAAHPDAAPRWAETLNAQVNADPRTRDSVWGGVSLALGSLNTRTVMDAVSPGPGEHFDPEAFLRAGGTLYLLATSAGSGGVAPLVGAFIEDITETAKRLAARSPMQRLDPPLLLALDEIGNLAPLPTLPALMSDGGGSNITVMPVLQSWAQARNAWGTEKAGAIWEAAIVKINLGGSAVARDLQDVSALLGERDDTTYSTSIGADGSKSTSASVRRVPVMSPQQLRAIPRGKALILLRSVAPMIADLRPWRSRKDRKQLLADQQDVEARLARGAVLDRVVSP; this is encoded by the coding sequence ATGAACAACCCGACCACTGCACGCGCAGGGAACGACACGCTGACGAACGTCGCCCTCGGTGCGCTCGTCGCTGGCCTCGCTCTCGCCGGACTGCTCCGGGCCGCGGCGATCCTGGCGACCCACCTGACGGGGCGGCCGTCCCCGGAAGGGAACCTTGTCGCAGGTTTCCGCGTCCTCGCGGACCCGTCGGGCCCCGCAGTCGTCTTCGACTCGCCCGGCCTGACCGCCGTCGCCTATTGGTCCGTTCTCGCCGTCCTGGTGCTCGCCTCCGGGAGCGTCGCCGTCGTCGGGTGGCGGGTGTTCCGGCCGGGGGCGGTCCGGTCGGACGGGTTCGCTACCCGGGCCGACGTCGCCAAGCACGCCTCCGCGCGAGCCCTGCGGAAGCGATCCAAGTACCTGCGGCCGTCCCTCGGCCGACGCCGTCGACCGGAGGACGTCGGCTACCTCCTCGGCCGCTACCAGGGCCGAGAGCTGTGGGCCTCGGTCGAGGACTCGTTCCTCGTCATCGGCCCCCCGCGCATGGGCAAGGGCGAGCACATCGTCATCAACGCGATCCTCGACGCACCCGGCGCCGTCGTGACCACGTCGACCCGACCCGACACCCTCGCCGTCACCCTCAGAGCGCGCGAACGCCGGGGACCTGTCGCCGTCTTCGACCCGCAACGCCTCGCACCCGGCCTGACCACCGGCCTGCGCTGGTCACCGATCCGCGGCTGCGAGGACGAAGAGGTGGCGTCGCTGCGGGCTCGCGGTCTCGCGTCGACGACCGGGTTCGGTGGGCACGACACCGACAACAGCGGCTACTGGCAGGGCCTGACCCGCAATGTCCTCGAGTGCCTCCTGCACGCCGCAGCGCTCGGCGCCCGCTCCCCCGCCGACCTCTACCTGTGGTCCAAGACCCCGGCCGCCGCGCAGGAAGCGGTCGCGATCCTGGCGGCCCACCCCGACGCGGCACCGCGCTGGGCCGAGACCCTCAACGCGCAGGTCAACGCCGACCCCCGCACCCGCGACTCCGTGTGGGGAGGCGTCTCCCTCGCCCTCGGATCGCTCAACACCCGCACCGTCATGGACGCCGTCAGCCCCGGACCCGGCGAACACTTCGACCCCGAAGCATTCCTGCGTGCAGGCGGCACCCTCTACCTACTCGCGACCAGCGCGGGCTCGGGCGGCGTCGCACCCCTGGTCGGGGCGTTCATCGAGGACATCACCGAGACCGCCAAGCGCCTCGCGGCCCGCTCCCCGATGCAGCGCCTCGACCCGCCGCTGCTCCTCGCGCTCGACGAGATCGGCAACCTCGCACCCCTGCCCACCCTCCCGGCGTTGATGTCCGACGGCGGCGGCTCGAACATCACCGTCATGCCCGTCCTCCAGTCCTGGGCACAAGCCCGCAACGCCTGGGGCACCGAGAAAGCAGGAGCCATCTGGGAAGCCGCCATCGTCAAGATCAACCTCGGCGGCTCCGCCGTCGCCCGCGATCTCCAAGACGTCTCCGCCCTCCTCGGCGAACGAGACGACACCACCTACTCCACGTCGATCGGAGCCGACGGCTCCAAGTCCACCTCAGCGTCTGTCCGACGGGTACCCGTCATGTCACCGCAGCAACTGCGCGCCATACCCCGGGGCAAGGCCCTCATCCTGCTGCGCTCAGTCGCGCCGATGATCGCCGACCTGCGTCCGTGGCGGTCTCGGAAGGACCGCAAGCAGCTCCTCGCGGACCAGCAGGACGTCGAGGCCAGGCTCGCGCGCGGCGCGGTCCTCGACCGAGTGGTGTCCCCGTGA
- a CDS encoding single-stranded DNA-binding protein, which translates to MTIPTRQCIVGEIASKPRWKKTSRGEVRFFARIKVVARRERPDGSMSEPTESFHNLVAYGHPAERARARLRYGDVVIAAGFVRTYEYLSDGAERYGEEFVVSWWGHEAWTTTYSVDRTRPPTMLPFRRRALSRPAALASLRTAPVVAVTR; encoded by the coding sequence GTGACCATCCCGACCCGGCAGTGCATCGTCGGTGAGATCGCCTCGAAGCCGCGGTGGAAGAAGACGAGCCGCGGCGAGGTCCGGTTCTTCGCCCGTATCAAGGTCGTGGCCCGCCGTGAGCGGCCGGACGGCTCGATGAGCGAGCCGACCGAGTCGTTCCACAACCTTGTCGCGTACGGCCACCCGGCCGAGCGGGCCCGCGCCCGCCTCCGGTACGGCGACGTCGTGATCGCCGCCGGCTTCGTGCGCACGTACGAGTACCTGTCCGACGGCGCGGAGCGCTACGGCGAAGAGTTCGTCGTCAGCTGGTGGGGCCACGAGGCGTGGACCACGACCTACTCGGTCGACCGCACCCGCCCGCCGACCATGCTCCCGTTTCGGCGCCGCGCCCTGTCGCGCCCGGCCGCCCTGGCGTCACTCAGAACGGCGCCCGTCGTAGCGGTGACCCGATGA
- a CDS encoding helix-turn-helix domain-containing protein yields the protein MTAHAAHHELVSLREAAERFHVSIKTLRRRIADGTITGYRIGRLVRVDLDDVEHELLVEIPSARGV from the coding sequence ATGACCGCCCACGCCGCACACCATGAACTGGTGTCCCTCCGTGAAGCCGCCGAGCGCTTCCACGTCTCGATCAAGACGCTCCGCCGCCGGATTGCCGACGGCACCATCACCGGCTACCGGATCGGTCGCCTCGTGCGCGTCGACCTCGACGACGTCGAGCACGAGCTTCTCGTCGAGATCCCATCGGCGCGTGGCGTGTGA